Proteins encoded together in one Marispirochaeta sp. window:
- a CDS encoding MarC family protein, translating into MIINLALFLTALINPISKIAVISMLPESASKKVVEKIALRSSLVAFAMLIVFALGGNLLFKSVFHIELFSFQSVGGFVVFFYGFMALRQGVFFEVSSQQKLMDLSIVPIASPMIAGPATITAVITLSAQHGFGTVTIALALALGVNLAAMLLSRAIAKPLIHFNLMGALIRITGLFVASIGVDMLFTGIRSFVQTL; encoded by the coding sequence ATGATCATAAATCTTGCCCTTTTTCTTACCGCCCTTATTAATCCCATAAGCAAGATCGCAGTTATATCCATGCTTCCCGAGTCAGCCAGCAAAAAAGTGGTGGAAAAAATCGCTCTGCGCTCGAGTCTGGTTGCTTTTGCCATGCTTATCGTTTTTGCTCTCGGCGGAAATCTGCTCTTTAAGTCGGTATTTCATATTGAGCTTTTCTCCTTCCAAAGCGTCGGGGGATTCGTTGTGTTTTTTTACGGCTTCATGGCCCTTCGGCAGGGGGTTTTCTTTGAAGTCTCTTCGCAGCAAAAGCTCATGGACCTCTCCATTGTTCCCATCGCCAGTCCCATGATCGCGGGCCCGGCCACAATAACTGCGGTAATCACCCTGTCTGCTCAACACGGTTTCGGCACGGTTACTATTGCCCTGGCCTTAGCACTGGGGGTGAATCTGGCGGCCATGCTGCTTTCCAGGGCAATTGCTAAGCCTCTGATTCACTTTAATCTCATGGGAGCCCTGATCCGGATCACCGGTCTTTTTGTTGCATCTATTGGCGTCGACATGTTGTTCACCGGAATCCGGTCTTTTGTGCAGACCTTATAG
- a CDS encoding bifunctional alpha,alpha-trehalose-phosphate synthase (UDP-forming)/trehalose-phosphatase, protein MAKIIYVSNRLPVTINRKPETGEFSFERSIGGLATGLSSVHNEGGSLWVGWSGLHEEEVSGADAEELKRSLIREESCVPFQISRKDFEDFYLGFCNEAVWPLFHYFPNRAHYHTDQWETYTRVNKRFFEELKPYIEPGDTVWVHDYQLMLLPQMIREEFPDALVGFFLHIPFPSYEIMRLMPWREEIMEGLMGADLLGFHTYDYVRHFISSARRLLGYEFNLGYLTAGQRLVRADVFPMGIDYEKYNQADTNQEVISARAEVKRELSDRRTILSVDRLDYTKGIPERIKSFALFLDQHPEYHKKVELFLIVAPSRTEVEEYQDLLKEIQELVSAANGQHGSLGWTPIHFFYRPFSFEDLTALYMEADLLLVTALRDGMNLIAKEYLAARKDDTGVLILSETAGAVHELGESLMINPNDMQGIADAIHSGLNMDAEDQKRRNAIMKRRISRYNVRFWATDFITKLGEVHEYQRVQSARNMIDNVETQMLTEYKNADTAIFFLDYDGTLVGFQDNPEKARPDDELLQIVSALCERKGNRVVVISGREPRDLESFFSGVPVEMAAGHGSWVKMKNEKWEKAELFSTEWKEAIRPILESYSDRTPGSFIEEKEFSLAWHYRRCEPDLAALRVGELKDSLYSVIENMNIGLLDGNKVLEVKDSFVNKGIAASEWLRGEDYGFIFAVGDDYTDEDLFDVVPDKAYSIKVGMALSKAKYHVKGWRSLRTVLKKLADS, encoded by the coding sequence ATGGCAAAAATCATCTATGTATCAAATCGTCTTCCGGTAACTATTAACCGGAAACCGGAAACCGGAGAATTCAGTTTCGAGCGCAGTATCGGCGGTCTGGCAACCGGCTTGAGTTCCGTCCATAACGAGGGCGGCAGCCTGTGGGTAGGATGGAGCGGACTTCATGAGGAGGAGGTCTCCGGCGCTGATGCGGAGGAGCTTAAACGCTCGCTGATACGGGAAGAGAGCTGTGTGCCCTTTCAGATTTCCAGAAAGGACTTTGAGGACTTCTACCTTGGGTTCTGCAACGAGGCTGTCTGGCCTCTTTTTCACTACTTTCCCAACCGGGCCCACTACCACACCGATCAGTGGGAAACCTATACCCGGGTTAATAAGCGCTTTTTCGAGGAACTTAAACCCTACATAGAGCCGGGAGATACCGTCTGGGTCCATGACTATCAGCTTATGCTGCTGCCCCAGATGATTCGCGAGGAGTTCCCCGATGCCCTGGTGGGCTTTTTTCTGCACATTCCCTTCCCCTCCTACGAGATTATGCGTCTTATGCCCTGGCGCGAGGAGATTATGGAGGGCCTGATGGGGGCCGACCTTCTGGGCTTTCATACCTATGATTACGTACGCCACTTTATCTCCAGTGCCCGCAGGCTGTTGGGATACGAGTTTAATCTCGGCTATTTGACTGCGGGGCAGCGTCTGGTACGGGCAGATGTGTTCCCCATGGGAATCGATTATGAGAAATACAACCAGGCTGATACAAACCAGGAGGTAATCAGCGCCCGGGCCGAGGTAAAACGTGAGCTTTCGGATAGGCGGACAATTCTTTCGGTGGACCGGCTTGATTATACCAAGGGAATTCCGGAGCGGATAAAAAGCTTTGCCCTGTTCCTGGATCAGCATCCGGAATATCACAAGAAGGTGGAGCTCTTTCTGATTGTCGCACCTTCGAGGACCGAGGTCGAGGAGTACCAGGACCTGCTGAAGGAGATCCAGGAGCTGGTCAGCGCCGCAAACGGACAGCACGGAAGCCTGGGCTGGACACCGATCCACTTCTTTTATCGTCCATTCTCCTTCGAGGATCTTACGGCTTTGTACATGGAGGCCGATCTTCTCCTGGTAACCGCCCTGCGGGACGGCATGAACCTGATAGCCAAGGAGTACCTGGCTGCCCGGAAGGATGATACCGGGGTTTTGATTCTCAGTGAGACCGCCGGGGCGGTGCATGAACTTGGTGAGTCCCTGATGATCAATCCCAACGATATGCAGGGAATTGCTGACGCCATCCACAGCGGCCTTAATATGGATGCAGAGGACCAGAAGCGGCGGAATGCGATAATGAAGCGGAGAATTTCCCGCTATAATGTGCGGTTCTGGGCCACGGACTTCATTACAAAGCTGGGAGAAGTCCATGAATATCAGCGGGTACAGTCGGCACGAAACATGATTGATAACGTTGAGACCCAGATGCTTACAGAGTATAAAAATGCGGATACCGCCATCTTCTTCCTCGATTACGACGGCACCCTGGTGGGCTTTCAGGACAACCCGGAAAAGGCCAGGCCCGATGATGAACTGCTTCAGATTGTTAGCGCATTGTGTGAACGCAAGGGAAACAGGGTAGTTGTCATCAGCGGCCGGGAGCCCAGGGACCTGGAAAGCTTCTTTAGCGGTGTCCCCGTCGAGATGGCTGCCGGACATGGCAGCTGGGTAAAGATGAAGAATGAGAAGTGGGAAAAGGCGGAGCTTTTTTCCACCGAATGGAAAGAGGCAATCCGTCCGATCCTTGAGAGTTATAGCGACCGCACACCCGGCTCCTTTATCGAAGAAAAAGAGTTTTCTCTGGCGTGGCACTATCGCCGCTGCGAACCGGATCTGGCTGCTTTACGGGTAGGTGAGCTGAAGGATTCCCTCTATTCGGTTATCGAGAATATGAATATCGGACTCCTGGACGGCAACAAGGTACTTGAAGTCAAGGATTCCTTTGTTAACAAAGGAATCGCCGCTTCGGAGTGGCTGCGGGGCGAAGACTACGGTTTTATCTTTGCCGTGGGGGACGATTATACCGACGAAGACCTCTTTGACGTGGTGCCGGATAAGGCCTATTCCATAAAGGTCGGGATGGCCCTGTCAAAAGCGAAGTATCATGTAAAAGGCTGGCGTTCCCTGCGCACGGTGCTGAAGAAACTGGCGGATTCCTGA
- a CDS encoding LysR family transcriptional regulator, with amino-acid sequence MDIDYELYKIFYRVAVAGSFTKGAEELHITQSAVSQAIKNLESRLGTPLFLRDGRRIRRSQEGEVLFRHIAQGILNFSAGERSLKEMAGFDSGEVRIGVGDTICRYHLVPIFKSFAEAYPGIRIQVKNRTSSGILSLLRSGSIDFGIVSLPAGPGQYKIQLFRTVRDVFVASGRYEVLQNRSCDIDELVNYPLLLLNGESTTRKLLDHFLQSRGIKVVPAIELESMDLLEEFAKIGFGIAHVEELSVQRAISTGELFIINTEPALPERELGIVSLGATLPSRAANLMCEFILTREPVPSVY; translated from the coding sequence ATGGATATTGACTACGAACTATATAAAATTTTTTATCGTGTCGCCGTCGCCGGCAGTTTTACTAAAGGGGCGGAAGAGCTTCATATTACCCAGTCGGCGGTGAGTCAGGCTATCAAGAACCTTGAATCCCGACTTGGGACCCCTCTTTTTCTAAGGGATGGCCGCCGAATCCGGCGCAGTCAGGAGGGGGAGGTCCTCTTTCGGCATATCGCCCAGGGAATTCTTAATTTCTCCGCAGGAGAACGGAGTCTGAAAGAAATGGCGGGCTTTGATTCCGGCGAGGTAAGGATCGGAGTAGGGGACACCATCTGCCGGTATCACCTGGTTCCGATTTTCAAGAGCTTTGCCGAGGCGTATCCGGGGATCAGGATCCAGGTAAAAAACCGCACAAGCTCAGGGATCCTCTCTCTGCTGAGAAGCGGCAGCATCGATTTTGGTATTGTGTCTCTGCCTGCCGGACCCGGGCAGTACAAAATTCAGCTCTTTCGTACGGTACGGGATGTTTTTGTGGCGTCCGGACGCTACGAAGTCCTGCAAAACAGAAGCTGTGATATCGATGAGCTGGTCAATTATCCGCTGCTTCTGCTGAACGGAGAAAGCACCACCCGAAAACTGCTGGACCATTTTTTGCAATCCAGAGGAATCAAGGTGGTTCCTGCGATTGAACTTGAGAGCATGGACCTGTTGGAAGAGTTTGCAAAAATAGGATTCGGTATTGCCCACGTTGAGGAGTTGAGCGTACAGCGGGCAATTTCAACTGGAGAATTGTTTATTATTAATACGGAACCGGCCCTGCCCGAAAGGGAGCTGGGGATCGTCAGTCTTGGCGCGACCCTGCCCTCCCGGGCGGCAAACCTGATGTGTGAGTTTATTCTTACCCGGGAACCGGTTCCGAGCGTGTATTGA